One Thermoplasmata archaeon DNA window includes the following coding sequences:
- a CDS encoding prephenate dehydrogenase/arogenate dehydrogenase family protein, which yields MAASPLSRLRASLNRADAQIQTAIARRLEIARRIGHTKRAQGLPVRDYAVERHVVGRWRAAMEGMGVPPERGEALARWLVEEAVRVQEQVGEAPEHRRKSADILVIGGAGSMGRWMVEFFRAGGHRVAVWDPRAPRGIPAEFRSVSDFGEAARTADVIVVATPMRVAPTVYRDLWETRTRATIFDILSIKAPLLRAIRHGRTAGFHVTSVHPLFGPATRTLSGRNLLILDCGDSRANRVAEDLFRASSLSVHRLPIEGHDLLMADVLALPHATSLLFSLALVRAGHKTGDLARAAPTSFTRQADVARVVTGENPQLSYDIQALNPMSEALFERMAEALETVRHVVRSEDQEGYNRLVGESHALLEREYPSLGMELLVATPRPRSDGRT from the coding sequence ATGGCAGCAAGCCCGCTGAGCCGGTTGCGCGCCTCCTTGAACCGGGCGGACGCGCAGATCCAAACGGCGATCGCTCGAAGGCTCGAGATTGCGAGGCGCATCGGCCATACGAAGCGGGCCCAGGGTCTGCCGGTCCGCGACTACGCCGTCGAGCGCCACGTGGTGGGCCGATGGAGGGCGGCCATGGAAGGGATGGGCGTACCCCCCGAACGAGGTGAGGCGCTCGCCCGATGGCTCGTCGAAGAAGCGGTGCGAGTGCAGGAGCAAGTTGGGGAGGCGCCCGAGCATCGCCGGAAATCGGCCGATATCCTCGTGATCGGAGGCGCCGGATCGATGGGACGCTGGATGGTAGAATTCTTCCGGGCCGGGGGCCACCGCGTGGCGGTCTGGGATCCCCGCGCACCGCGCGGAATCCCCGCCGAGTTCCGCTCGGTGAGCGACTTCGGTGAGGCGGCACGCACGGCCGATGTGATCGTCGTCGCCACGCCGATGCGAGTGGCGCCGACTGTGTACAGAGATCTGTGGGAAACGCGAACGCGAGCGACGATCTTCGATATTCTCTCGATCAAGGCCCCCCTCCTGCGCGCGATTCGGCACGGGCGAACGGCGGGATTTCACGTCACGAGCGTGCATCCGTTGTTCGGGCCCGCGACCCGCACCCTCTCCGGAAGGAACTTACTCATCCTCGATTGTGGGGATTCCCGGGCCAACCGGGTCGCCGAGGACCTGTTCCGCGCGAGCTCGCTGTCCGTCCACCGCCTACCGATCGAAGGGCACGATCTCCTCATGGCGGATGTCCTTGCCCTTCCGCACGCGACCAGCCTTCTCTTCTCCCTCGCCCTGGTCCGCGCCGGTCATAAGACCGGGGATCTCGCGCGGGCCGCGCCTACGTCCTTCACCCGCCAGGCCGACGTAGCGCGGGTAGTGACCGGGGAGAACCCTCAGCTCTCTTACGATATCCAGGCCCTCAACCCGATGTCCGAGGCGCTCTTCGAGCGCATGGCCGAGGCCCTCGAGACAGTGCGGCACGTCGTTCGATCCGAGGACCAGGAGGGTTACAACCGGCTCGTGGGAGAGTCGCACGCCCTGCTCGAACGCGAGTACCCGTCCCTGGGCATGGAGCTCCTCGTCGCGACGCCTCGCCCTCGATCCGACGGTCGAACCTGA
- a CDS encoding ABC transporter permease subunit encodes MARSIVSDWSQFKVAVRTQIAGYVQTSRFWIVFAIVLAIGGGISIAFMIKGGVFVHGAFGATATAYIAGLLGFVSFLSIVTGALFGGDAISTDFGTKSGFFTLALPVKRRILLGGRFVAAFLVSVLLLSIFYAFALFGGIYFYSFGTVPWFNLALAYLLDMLLLLGILAFAFCLSSVSKSPAIGLVVTILVLLVVFNIMDAILTALVGPVYILWSILYAAAAIPTTVEYGLAAGSPALWQSTIIMALYTVIFLAIALVLYDRQET; translated from the coding sequence ATGGCCCGATCGATCGTCTCCGACTGGTCGCAGTTCAAGGTCGCGGTCCGCACGCAGATCGCGGGGTACGTGCAGACCTCCCGCTTCTGGATCGTCTTCGCCATCGTGCTCGCCATCGGGGGCGGCATCTCGATCGCGTTCATGATCAAGGGCGGCGTGTTCGTGCACGGGGCGTTCGGGGCCACCGCGACGGCCTACATCGCCGGGCTGCTCGGGTTCGTCAGCTTCCTATCCATCGTCACCGGCGCGTTATTCGGCGGGGACGCGATCTCGACCGACTTCGGCACGAAGAGCGGATTCTTCACGCTCGCCCTGCCCGTCAAGCGCCGCATCCTGCTCGGGGGCCGGTTCGTGGCCGCGTTCCTCGTGAGCGTGCTGCTCCTTTCGATCTTCTATGCGTTCGCGCTCTTCGGCGGGATCTACTTCTATTCGTTCGGGACCGTTCCCTGGTTCAACCTCGCCCTCGCCTATCTCCTCGACATGCTGCTCCTCCTCGGGATCCTCGCCTTCGCGTTCTGCCTGAGCTCGGTGTCGAAGAGCCCGGCGATCGGACTCGTGGTGACCATCCTCGTCCTCCTCGTCGTGTTCAACATCATGGACGCCATCCTCACGGCGCTCGTGGGCCCCGTGTACATCCTCTGGTCGATCCTCTACGCGGCGGCCGCGATCCCGACCACGGTCGAGTACGGGCTCGCGGCGGGATCCCCGGCCCTCTGGCAGTCGACGATCATCATGGCCCTCTATACCGTGATCTTCCTCGCCATCGCGCTCGTGCTCTACGATCGCCAGGAGACCTAG
- a CDS encoding ABC transporter ATP-binding protein, giving the protein MPSLEARHLTKQYGSFFALNDASFEFAGNGAIGYLGPNGAGKTTTLKMMTHLAHPTHGEAFINGIDVHVDPKRALWDVGTVIESPEPYPWQTGTAALEMVGDLRGMSRADTRARIRELTTELDLPPMERRTGKLSKGQRQRVVIAASLLSDPAIIILDEPTSGLDPAERIAIRNILLRLKKERLILMSSHLLSEVTEICDRAVFINQGKILLNDTVSAISSMYAETEVDVEFTEPIPAERFVALSGLADGVSLVEPTRFRITYDGREETRVAILRKCVDLGPVRSFAGATLTLEDAYMKLIGVDSRAGTMASTQGRT; this is encoded by the coding sequence ATGCCGAGTTTGGAGGCCCGTCACCTGACGAAGCAGTACGGTTCGTTCTTCGCGTTGAACGACGCGTCGTTCGAGTTCGCGGGAAACGGCGCGATCGGCTATCTCGGCCCGAACGGCGCCGGGAAGACGACCACGCTGAAGATGATGACCCACCTCGCCCACCCGACCCACGGCGAGGCGTTCATCAACGGCATCGACGTCCACGTCGACCCGAAACGGGCCCTGTGGGACGTCGGTACCGTGATCGAGTCGCCGGAGCCATACCCCTGGCAGACCGGGACCGCCGCCCTCGAGATGGTCGGGGACCTGCGAGGGATGAGCCGCGCCGACACGAGAGCGCGGATCCGAGAGCTCACGACCGAGCTCGATCTGCCGCCGATGGAGCGCAGGACGGGAAAGCTCTCGAAAGGGCAACGCCAGCGGGTCGTGATCGCGGCCTCGCTCCTGAGCGATCCGGCGATCATCATCCTGGACGAGCCGACGAGCGGCCTCGACCCCGCGGAGCGCATCGCGATCCGCAACATCCTGCTCCGCCTGAAGAAGGAGCGGCTGATCCTGATGAGCTCGCATCTCCTGAGCGAGGTCACCGAGATCTGCGACCGCGCCGTCTTCATCAACCAGGGCAAGATCCTCCTCAACGATACCGTCTCGGCGATTTCCTCCATGTACGCGGAGACCGAGGTCGACGTGGAGTTCACCGAGCCGATCCCCGCCGAGCGGTTCGTCGCGCTTTCGGGACTGGCCGACGGCGTGAGCCTGGTCGAACCGACGCGCTTCCGGATCACCTACGATGGCCGGGAGGAGACCCGGGTCGCGATCCTGCGCAAGTGCGTCGATCTCGGGCCGGTGCGCAGCTTCGCGGGCGCCACCCTGACCCTCGAGGACGCGTACATGAAGCTGATCGGCGTCGATTCCCGCGCCGGGACGATGGCGTCGACCCAGGGCCGGACCTGA
- a CDS encoding glycoside hydrolase family 15 protein has product MKIRADPARPLRIFAYHSLQIAESMYQDTAYVDPERHSLVHFKRGYFFEFFSDPPFSHAVCGEHTLKGLQGTYIDAEDGRLEGRTVAHGAADSVMQWDIPADGAEGTTIRMFVSVGQSLAAVHQTRQYVAKGGPARFERESEQFWETWARRRLPQAPVELMGKVADVYRASVLVMRHAAGANGSIIASPDTRSLAAWGDTYNFCWWRDGGYVSKAMDEAGLYENAQRFLKFAQKCQDPDGSFYHRHFPDGAIGSTWHPPPFLQIDQTATVVSAVWHHFKRGADPEILLELWPMVKGAANFMTHFRDPETGLPAASYDLWEERRGIHTYSTAAVGHALERAARIAEEIGKEPSVWRDAGREIREAAVEHLWDAKRQRFLRSLDPRDERVDSSILLALKLGLVPWSDPRARDVVDAVEARLWSQRFGGVARYEGDTYYGSENPWIICTLWLAEARLRLGDRDRCRKLIEWAAEHATPTQMLPEQVDAATGEPKSATPLTWSHSTFVDVIHKYQEPEERRALFDE; this is encoded by the coding sequence ATGAAGATCCGGGCCGATCCCGCCCGGCCGCTGAGGATCTTCGCCTACCACTCCCTCCAGATCGCCGAGTCGATGTACCAAGACACCGCCTACGTCGACCCCGAGCGCCACTCCCTGGTCCACTTCAAGCGCGGCTACTTCTTCGAGTTCTTCAGCGATCCGCCGTTCTCCCACGCGGTCTGCGGGGAACACACGCTCAAGGGCCTCCAGGGGACGTACATCGACGCCGAGGACGGCCGCCTCGAGGGCCGGACCGTGGCCCACGGGGCGGCGGACAGCGTCATGCAGTGGGACATCCCGGCCGATGGGGCCGAGGGCACGACGATCCGAATGTTCGTCTCGGTCGGCCAGAGCCTCGCGGCCGTCCACCAGACGCGCCAATACGTGGCCAAGGGCGGCCCGGCACGCTTCGAGCGGGAGAGCGAACAGTTCTGGGAGACCTGGGCACGCCGCCGGCTTCCGCAGGCCCCGGTGGAGCTGATGGGCAAGGTCGCGGACGTCTACCGCGCGAGCGTGCTCGTCATGCGCCACGCAGCCGGCGCGAACGGCTCGATCATCGCCTCACCGGACACCCGCAGCCTCGCCGCCTGGGGGGACACGTACAACTTCTGCTGGTGGAGGGACGGCGGCTACGTCTCCAAGGCGATGGACGAGGCCGGTCTCTACGAGAACGCCCAGCGCTTCCTCAAGTTCGCCCAGAAGTGCCAGGACCCCGACGGTTCGTTCTATCACCGGCACTTCCCCGACGGGGCGATCGGCAGCACCTGGCACCCCCCGCCGTTCCTTCAGATCGACCAGACGGCCACGGTCGTCTCTGCGGTCTGGCACCACTTCAAGCGAGGCGCCGACCCGGAGATCCTCCTCGAGCTGTGGCCGATGGTCAAGGGAGCTGCGAACTTCATGACCCACTTCCGCGATCCCGAGACGGGCCTTCCCGCCGCGAGCTACGATCTCTGGGAGGAGCGGCGGGGGATCCACACCTACTCGACCGCGGCGGTGGGCCACGCGCTCGAGCGGGCCGCCCGAATCGCGGAGGAGATCGGCAAGGAGCCGAGCGTCTGGAGGGACGCCGGCCGGGAGATCCGGGAAGCGGCGGTCGAGCACCTCTGGGACGCGAAGCGGCAGCGCTTCCTGCGCTCGCTCGATCCCCGGGACGAGCGCGTCGACTCCTCCATCCTGCTCGCCCTGAAGCTCGGTCTCGTCCCCTGGAGCGATCCGCGCGCCCGCGACGTGGTCGATGCGGTCGAAGCGCGGCTCTGGTCGCAGCGCTTCGGCGGCGTCGCCCGATACGAGGGGGACACCTACTACGGTTCGGAGAACCCTTGGATCATCTGCACGCTCTGGCTCGCCGAGGCCCGCCTGCGGCTCGGGGACCGGGACCGCTGCCGGAAGCTCATCGAATGGGCCGCGGAGCACGCCACGCCCACCCAGATGCTGCCGGAGCAGGTCGACGCGGCCACGGGGGAGCCGAAGTCCGCCACGCCTCTCACCTGGTCCCACTCCACGTTCGTCGACGTCATCCACAAGTACCAGGAGCCCGAAGAGCGCCGCGCGCTGTTCGACGAGTGA